The genomic segment CCTATCCCTTCAGCCCTCCTCTAAAAGCTTGAGTTTctgccatcttaaaaaaaaacaaaaactgcttCTTCGTCTTTTTCACCCCAAGCCACTGCTCTCTCAACTCACTTTTAAGTGTTGCTTCCGCTCACCTCTGAGTTTCTCACCTCCCACTCCTTCTGTCTCATCAACAAGTCAACCACCACCAACCCACTGAAGCAGCTCCTGCGATGCTTCCCCTAAAGCCAAAGGACACCTCACAGGTGCCACCTTCCTCATCCAAGGCATTGACAGCTGACCTCTTCTTCCTTCCATACACACCTGGGTGACAACACCCGTGGCTCCTGGTGGCCCTGGAATCTGGCCACTTTTCAGTCTCCTTTGGTGTCTGTCccagtccctctcctctctacttTGTCATGGTTCACACACCTGTCTCCCACGTCCACcgcccacttgacagcacctctTTTAGCAGTCtcaaggtgtgatggttaattttctgtgtcaacttggctaggttatggttcccagtggtttggccaaactaGACTAGCTGCTGTTCCTCCAATGTAATCTAACGTAGTTATCATTTTCCATAATCTAGTTTAAtgcaatcagttgaaaagggagtttcctcagggtgtgttctgcctttagactatgttgttgttgttgttaggtgccactgggtcagttccgactcatagtggccctatgtacaacacaacgaaacgctgcccggtcctgtgccatgatcacaatcgttatacttaagtccattgttgcagccactgtgtcaatccatctcgttgagggtcttcctcttttccacggacctctactttactaagcatgatgccctctccagggactgattccttctgacaacatgccaaagtatgtaagatgcagtctcgccatccttgcttctgaagagcattctggttgttcttccaagataggtttgttccTACTTtgggcagtctatggtatacacaacattcttcaccaacacaattcaaaggcgtcaattctttttcggtcttcctttttttttttattcattgtctagcttttgcacgcagatgatgcgattgaaaataccatggcttgggtcaggcgcaccttagtcttcaaggtaacatctttgcttttcaactctttaaagagatcctttgcaacaGCAATGACTTTAGACTCTAAGTATTTTAGGTATTTGGGCAGAATGCACTCTCCACTCTGCCCTCTGTCGTCTGATCTACAGATCTTGAGATTAAAGCCTGCATTAGTCTCCAGCCTTTCACCTGACCCACGAATTTTGTACTTGTCAGTCCACCACAATCCTGTGCACCAACTCCTTGAAGTAAAGCCGTGTATATATACAGAATAAGATCTGGTGGTgaaaaaggttaagcactcagctactaactgaaaggttggtggtttgaacccacccagcgactccgtgggagaaagacctggcaatttggttttttaaaaaatataaccaaaaaaaccctacagggcagttttactgtcatgcggtcactgagtcagagtcaagtcaatggcacctaacgacgtgcatatatattcatacgtACATAGCTCACTGGTTCTGTTCCTCGGGAGACTCTTAAGATACATAAGCACTCCAATTAATCACAGACACACTTGTGATCCTGAGGCCACATCGTCCTCTTCCTCCTGTGGCCCCCAGCTGGAAAAAGACCCCACACCCACTGAAGTTGCTAAAGAAAGAAACCTGGGGGTTGTCCTTGATAACTCCCTCCCTCTTGGCCCCATGTCCGGCCATTGACAGTGGTCTTCACAGAGGCCCTGTCTGTCCACTGCCCTTCGGACCCCTGCCCCACCTGACCCAGGCTGCTATGGCCCTTGATACCCTCCTGCAGGGTTCCCTGCTCCTTGATGCCTCCACAAGGAAGTCGACTTGTTAAAACCAGATATAATCACAGCCTCCCTGGTCAGAAATGCCTGTCGAATGACCAACTGTGTCACTGCCCAGCTCGAAAACCGGCACGAAGCCCTTCATGATGATGCCTACCGTGCCGCTGCTCCTTCCCACACCCTCTATCACACCAGGCGCAAGTGGGTCTTCAAAGCCCATTCCCATTACTTATCCCGCCTAGCCCTCCCCAGCAGCCCAAGGTGGGTGGAGTGGGCTCCACGCAAGAGATGAGGTTGCTAAGAAAAGGGCAGGAGCCTGCCCCGTGCCCCCCAGCATACCCAACACCTGCTGGCTCAGCCCCCAGGCCGCTCCACCCGCCTTcctttcatcaacatctttaggCCTGCCCCAGGCAGAACCTCAGACTCTGGCCTCTCCAGTGGACCTCTCCCTTCCCTTCACTCAGCCACTGCCCAGCCCACCACTGCCCCTGGGCCCAGCTCAGTGGGGGGAAGGCAGGTGAATGGGAAAGTGGCCACAGAGCCCCGGACAGAGACTGGAACAAACACCGAtgttcccttttatttttttaataaatttaagaaCAGCTTTATTTTCTCCCCCCCCCAGAACAACTAAAACCAACTAAAAGGGGGTGTAGCCTGGGGGGCAGGGGGCGCTAGGAGTCATAATCGTCTTCATCCTCCGCATCTGGTCCTGATGGGCCCGGGGGTGCTAGGGGCAGAGGCACAGTCGAGGTGAAGGGCATGAAGGGTGTCGGGGGGCTGTGAGGCAGAAAGCAAGAAAGGCTGATCAGACCACGCTCTGGGCCCATTCCTGCCTGTGGAGCCCCACCTCACCCTCTACAGAGGCAGGCAAGGAGCCCATTACCCTTTGTGCCCACAGGAAGCCATGCCCCAGAGAAGAGAAAGGCCCAACGAAGGTCAAAGAGCCCTGTCAAAGCTCTGTCCACTGTCCCCACCTGGGGGGAAAAGGGGCCTTCTGAGAGCACAACTCAGTTCCTCCCAGTTCCCCCCAAATCTGCCACAATCCACAGAACCAGTGTCCGTAGAGGACAAGAAAGACAGGCCGGCCTTGGCAAGTGGGCTGGTCCTCCTGGCTCGGCTAAGCTGCTTACCTTTGAAAGTGGGGAGGGGGATGGCTGGCCTGGGGTGGGGGCTGTGGTGTCTCCTCTTCCCCCTCTGTGTCCGTGTCCTCAGACTCATCCTGTAACGGAAATGGGTCAGGGTGACAAGAAAAGGGATGTCTGGACCTATCACTGGGGACCCCAGAGCTCTGGGAGTGGTGGGACAGGACACATATCCCAACAGATCCAATTTACAAACAAAGAAACTAAGGTGTAATATGGTTTCTGATAAGGATGGGCACCAGCCTCCAGCCAGCTCAGCCTGATGCTGAGGCTTCCAGGTGCCACCCTCTCCATCACAGCTGGGCCAGACAGAGCTGGGCCTCCTCACCTCCTGCTCTGAGTCCGTCCCTGACAGCTTCTTGTCCTTGCCTTTGCTGCCCATGCCACCGTTCTTCCGGCTGCTGGTGCCTGGCTTCCGGCCCCTTTGGGAAAGTACAGTCCATGTGCCCAGGGGTCTCCCCTCTCCTGAAGCACCCCCAATCACCCCCTACCCCTGTGGCCTTGGCCTTCCCTGCCTGGACACCTGGCCCCCCACCTGCGGGCACCCTTGTCTCCATCCATGTGGTTGTCTTCCCCGTCCCCCTGCATGTCAGGCACGGAGGCCACCAGGTCCTTCAGAAAGTCAAACTGCTGCTCCAGTTCAATGCACTGCTTCCTGGAAGAGACGGAAAACAGCACTCAGACAGGGTACTCGGGTAGGGCCCAGCGAGGTGGCCAGGATGTCAGGGAAGGGGGAACTATAAGAGCTCCCTCTCCGTCTCCACCACCAAACCTGTGCTCTCTGCTCAGGTTATTTCCCCAACCTGGAACACCCAGGCCTTGCTTCACGGGTCCAATCCCACTGTCTCCAAGCCGTCTCCCACCACCCTCTTGTTTAGAGCTCCCCCGCCTAGGAGGTAGAGTCCAGCCCCCTTAAGAGAGAGAACTCGTGAACTTCTCGGCCAGGACCCCTCCCAGCCCCGCGGGCCACTCACAGGTGGGACGTGGTCATAGTCTTGGCATTGCGGGACTGGGTCACCTGGCAGGCCTTCTTCAGCAGCGACTCCAGGAAGAGCTCCAGCGCCCGGGCTGAGCGGTGTTAAGGAGAAGACGGTAGGGGGATTCCCGACCTGCCCCCCTCTCCCACGCCCCCCAACCGGCCAGCCCCCGGCAGGATACAGATGATGACAGGCACAGCCGCCGCCACCTTCCCAATCTCCTCGTCAGTCTGCATGATCTTCTTGATTCGCGCCTGGGGAGAGGGGCAGAGTTCGGACCCCACCACTTCCTTCATGAAAAAGGGTACTGGGGGTACGAGAGGGAATTCCGGGAGAAATgcgcgggggggggggcacagaagggggaagggaagggggCGGGGCGTCCGGGCCCCCGGACGCCCGAAGTGCCCGCCCTCCCCAGCGGGGCTCGGGCCGGGCCTCCAGGGAGCCGGGCCTGCTCCACCCCAGCCTGGCCACGTGCTCACCGGCGGGAACCGCGCGTTGTACTTCTTCTTCTTGCTCGGCATCTTGGGGCCTCTCCCGACGCGCCGGGCCCAGCGCCGCCGCCCGCAGCCTCCCGGCCCCCGGGCCTGCTCGCCGCCCGCCCGTCGCGCTTCCCCCGGGTCCTGGCGCCGCCTGCTCCGCCCCCCGCCGCTGCCCACGGGGTCCTAGTGCCGCCGCTCAGGACGAAGCTCGCAGCGCACAGGGCCCTCCCCTTCACCCTCCGGGGCGGTGCGCGTCTTCTCCGGCCGTCCGGCCCGCCTCTCCCTCCGGCCCCCAAGGCCTGAAGATCGAACGTTAGCTCCGCCCCCCGGCCGGCCCGCCCCCTCTGGTTCCCGCGATGGCCCCGCCCCTTCCTGTCGGCCCCGCCCAGCCCAGCTGCCCGGCGGCCCCGCCCCGTGGCTGCGCTTGTCTATAAAGTTGTTGTTGAAGCGGCGAGCGCTAagatggcggcggcggcggcggccgtgGCGGGGGCGGGGCGCGGTGGTGGCGGCGCGGAGCCCCGGCAGGAACGGAACCGCGCCCGGGGCTGGGCCGGAGCCGAACGCAGCGACGGCCGGAGGTGACGGCGGGGCGGCGGGAGGGGTAGGGCTGGGGCGGGGGCCTTGGTCGGTCTGCGGGTGCTAATGGCGGCGGGCGCGGCGGGGCCGGCGGCTGGCCCTCCCGCAGGCTCTAACCAGCCAAGGTTCGAGTCCGGGCACCGCCCCATCGGCCTCGGTCCCGTCACTGCCTCCGTGGGCCACAGTGTCCTCGTCTTTAAGTGGGCACGACGACGCCCACCGGGAGGCCTGGTCCACAGGGCGCGCCTTGGGTGCTGCGTGAATGTGCCTCCCTCCATTAAATCCAGAGCTCCGGATCCCTGCCGGGCTGAGACCAGACGAAGAGCGCTTTGATAGGGCCAGGAGGCGTGATGGGGCCGGGAGCTTCCACCCCTGGATTCACATTTTTCTCTGCCACTCAGTAcaggtgtgaccttgggcagttcCCTTCTCTCTGAACGTCAGTCTTCTTGTCTCTAGGTCAATGAGAGTAATGACAATGGCAGTAACACTTATTTAGCGCTTACTGCACCTCAGGCATTTAATTCTCACGGCAGCTCTGTGAGACAGGGAAGGTTGTTACTCCGTTATGAAGTAACTGAGGCACAGTGATATTAAGTCtcgcccaaggccacacagtttAGGCCAGTGCCTGGCACCTGTTAGGGCCCAGCTATTGGTAGTTATTGTCCCAGACCTGCCCTGACTCAATTCCCTCACAGCAGGATGGAGTCGGGTGAGGAGCCGGAGGAAGAGGACTCTCCAGGCGGCCGGGAGGATGGTTTTACCGCTGAGCACTTGGCTGCAGAGGCCATGGCAGCTGACATGGACCCCTGGCTGGTGTTTGATGCCCGCAGTACGCCCGCCACTGAGCTGGATGCCTGGTTGGCCAAATACCCACCATCCCAAGTTACCCGCTATGGGGACCCTGGCTCACCCAACTCAGAGCCTGTGGGCTGGATCGCAGTGTATGGGCAGGGCTACCTCCCCAATTCTGGTGATGTACAGGGTCTGCAGGCAGCTTGGGAGGCTCTGCAGACTAGCGGGCGGCCCATCACACCCAGTACCCTGCGCCAGCTGGCTATCACTCACCAGGTGCTCTCAGGCAAGTGGCTGATGCACCTGACACCTGGCTTCAAGCTGGACCATGCCTGGGCTGGCATTGCCCGAGCCGTGGTCGAAGGCCAGCTTCAGGTGGCCAAGGTGAGCCCACGGGCCAAGGAGGGTGGGCGCCAGGTCATCTGTGTTTACACAGATGACTTCACGGACCGCCTGGGTGTACTGGAGGCAGACACAGCCATCCGGGCTGCAGGCATTAAGTGCCTGCTCACCTACAAGCCTGATGTCTACACCTACCTGGGCATCTACCGAGCCAACCGCTGGCACCTCTGCCCCACTCTCTACGAGAGCCGTTTCCAGTTGGGAGGTGATGCCCGCGGCTCTCGTGTGCTTGATCGAGCCAACAATGTGGAACTGACCTAGTGGGGCCAGGCAAACAAGACCACCTTGGGATGGACCATCCATGCCAGTATGGATGTTCCCACCTTCCTCCTTGTCACCCCAAGGAGGCCAGGCCCCAGCTTTGAGGACTGGGTTAGCTCTTTTGGAAACTGCCTGCATCTTTCATTCCCTTGAATCTCTGCCCTCTGATCAGGACTAATGCCAGCCCCCACAAGTGGCGGGGCTCTGGCTTGCTGAGGGCCGGGCCCTCAGCCTCTCTTCGCTGCTGCTCCCCTCAACCTCCCAGGACCACAGGCCGGGGCCAGACGCTGGGGGAGAGCCGTCCTTGGCCACCCCCGTCACCCCACCAGGCTGCACCTTGCCTCCTCCTGCACTgtccctttcccttcctccttcaCGAGGGAGAAAACTCAGTGCTTCCAGTCTTTCCCCTTGGAGCCTTCTAAGTCCACAGGGCAGGGGTCCTGCGGGCCTGAGCATGCCATTGGGGGTAGAGAAGTAGTTGTGTCACTCAGCCCCTGGCAGAGAGAGGGGACACCAGGGCCCAGGTCACCGGGCCTGCCCCTCCGTGAGATTTACAGCCTGCACCACCTTCCTCCCCTCCTCAGATATCTTGTCACGTGCCTGCTCCTGGCATTTCAATAAAGCCCAGCTTGGGTCTGTGTCTTGAGTGTTTTTTAAGGCTGTATTGGTGGTTACCTCCTTTGGCTGCTGAAGAGATGCAGAGCCAGGAGAGGACTGCTCCCCAGGCCTGGCCTCCTGTCTGCCCACGGTACTAAGACATGCCTCACCAAGGCCCGGCTCCTCTCAGAACCTCTGTGAAGCCAGCCCTGCTTGTCCCATCCCAAAAATCAGAATCAGTGATTTCCTATAAATGCAAGGGCTTGGCCCTTCCAGAAAGGCCCAAGGGGCCACTATTAGCCTCATTTTTAGGTGTGATATATGTGCCTGTATGTGTATAGCATAAtgtatttgggcatattaaagaAAGATGCCCGCTGGGAGAGGCAGCCTGGGCAGGCCTCATGGTTTGGTGAATGGAGAATGGGCTGCATTTCAGTGTCCTAGGCTGGACACACTAGTGCAGGGAACAACCTACACAACCTTCAGTGATGGTCCTGGAAGGTCTCCCATTTATACTCACCTCTCACACTGCCCTGTCAGAGGGGCCACTGGACAGTTTGCAGAGCACTTCCACATGCATCATTGAATTCTCACGTCTTTCTGAAAGAGGTATTGGCCCCATTCTGTGGTCAggaacactgaggcccagaggggaaaGGGAGTTCCCCAGGATCATGTGGTGAGTTGAGCAGAGAGAGCTAGAATTTGCACCCCACCCCTGCCTCCTCTGCCTCTAAGAGGAAACCTCACCCACGGTTAGCTGTTCACAACCCACAAAGCACTTTCACTCCCGTGATCTTGCTGAGCTCTTGTGCTAGGCTACTGGAGCCTCTCGAGCCTGACTCcaaccccccgcccccaccctcgCCTGGCCCTGGCCTTGGTCGGGGGCCAGGTTATCTGGCAGGGAGCCCCTTGGGACACTGCTCTCGTGCCGTGCCGGAGCTGAGTCAGCCTCCAGCACCCTCACCAAATTGGAATTTGGAGCAGGGGAGCGGAGATGCCACTCGGCTGACTGGGTGGAAGTGGATGAGTCAAGTGATCCTGGTTCAGCTTCCTCCCCACCCGACTCCCGGGTACAAGCCTTGGGAAGTCCCTAGAACGGGTGGTCTCTGAGCTAGAGCCTGGTGCCCTGCTCCCTCTGGCCCACAGTGCCTTGGCCAAAGAGGGCCAAGGCTTGGGGGTCCTGGCCAGGCCCTCATGGGTCCTGTTAAGATGCC from the Loxodonta africana isolate mLoxAfr1 chromosome 7, mLoxAfr1.hap2, whole genome shotgun sequence genome contains:
- the C7H11orf68 gene encoding UPF0696 protein C11orf68 homolog isoform X3, whose translation is MGPGASTPGFTFFSATQYSRMESGEEPEEEDSPGGREDGFTAEHLAAEAMAADMDPWLVFDARSTPATELDAWLAKYPPSQVTRYGDPGSPNSEPVGWIAVYGQGYLPNSGDVQGLQAAWEALQTSGRPITPSTLRQLAITHQVLSGKWLMHLTPGFKLDHAWAGIARAVVEGQLQVAKVSPRAKEGGRQVICVYTDDFTDRLGVLEADTAIRAAGIKCLLTYKPDVYTYLGIYRANRWHLCPTLYESRFQLGGDARGSRVLDRANNVELT
- the C7H11orf68 gene encoding UPF0696 protein C11orf68 homolog isoform X4; translation: MGPGASTPGFTFFSATQYRMESGEEPEEEDSPGGREDGFTAEHLAAEAMAADMDPWLVFDARSTPATELDAWLAKYPPSQVTRYGDPGSPNSEPVGWIAVYGQGYLPNSGDVQGLQAAWEALQTSGRPITPSTLRQLAITHQVLSGKWLMHLTPGFKLDHAWAGIARAVVEGQLQVAKVSPRAKEGGRQVICVYTDDFTDRLGVLEADTAIRAAGIKCLLTYKPDVYTYLGIYRANRWHLCPTLYESRFQLGGDARGSRVLDRANNVELT
- the C7H11orf68 gene encoding UPF0696 protein C11orf68 homolog isoform X2, encoding MAAAAAAVAGAGRGGGGAEPRQERNRARGWAGAERSDGRRMESGEEPEEEDSPGGREDGFTAEHLAAEAMAADMDPWLVFDARSTPATELDAWLAKYPPSQVTRYGDPGSPNSEPVGWIAVYGQGYLPNSGDVQGLQAAWEALQTSGRPITPSTLRQLAITHQVLSGKWLMHLTPGFKLDHAWAGIARAVVEGQLQVAKVSPRAKEGGRQVICVYTDDFTDRLGVLEADTAIRAAGIKCLLTYKPDVYTYLGIYRANRWHLCPTLYESRFQLGGDARGSRVLDRANNVELT
- the DRAP1 gene encoding dr1-associated corepressor, translated to MPSKKKKYNARFPPARIKKIMQTDEEIGKVAAAVPVIISRALELFLESLLKKACQVTQSRNAKTMTTSHLKQCIELEQQFDFLKDLVASVPDMQGDGEDNHMDGDKGARRGRKPGTSSRKNGGMGSKGKDKKLSGTDSEQEDESEDTDTEGEEETPQPPPQASHPPPHFQSPPTPFMPFTSTVPLPLAPPGPSGPDAEDEDDYDS
- the C7H11orf68 gene encoding UPF0696 protein C11orf68 homolog isoform X1, translating into MAAAAAAVAGAGRGGGGAEPRQERNRARGWAGAERSDGRSRMESGEEPEEEDSPGGREDGFTAEHLAAEAMAADMDPWLVFDARSTPATELDAWLAKYPPSQVTRYGDPGSPNSEPVGWIAVYGQGYLPNSGDVQGLQAAWEALQTSGRPITPSTLRQLAITHQVLSGKWLMHLTPGFKLDHAWAGIARAVVEGQLQVAKVSPRAKEGGRQVICVYTDDFTDRLGVLEADTAIRAAGIKCLLTYKPDVYTYLGIYRANRWHLCPTLYESRFQLGGDARGSRVLDRANNVELT